A genomic segment from Aegilops tauschii subsp. strangulata cultivar AL8/78 chromosome 1, Aet v6.0, whole genome shotgun sequence encodes:
- the LOC109763911 gene encoding putative F-box/FBD/LRR-repeat protein At5g44950, with protein MEIHSGAPCTKRATPSSSGLAVAAGSGEDRISDLQDAILGEVISRLSTREGIRTRMLARRWHPVWPTAPLNLNCREIPVARLFNALETVHVEIISRVSAYSEELARIRYIVTWHQGKTVPSDGSCLPESILSSHVGAVLRLCIPACYLQCRPSTVHAWLESPRLNNLQILDHYVEVLELPLIKRLSLVEVDISDFLLQSMINSSCPALECLLLVCNRERHRITINSPNLVSIGIRG; from the exons atggagatccACTCCGGTGCGCCATGCACCAAGAGGGCGACGCCGTCCTCTAGTGGTTTGGCGGTAGCGGCTGGAAGCGGCGAGGACCGCATCAGCGACCTCCAGGATGCCATCCTCGGTGAGGTCATCTCCCGTCTCTCCACTAGGGAGGGCATCCGCACTCGGATGCTCGCACGTCGTTGGCATCCTGTTTGGCCGACCGCTCCTCTGAATCTTAACTGCCGTGAGATCCCTGTCGCTCGTCTTTTTAACGCCCTAGAAACAGTTCATGTCGAGATCATCAGTAGGGTCTCTGCCTACAGTGAGGAGCTTGCTCGCATACGATACATCGTAACTTGGCATCAGGGTAAAACAGTTCCTAGTGATGGTTCTTGCCTTCCAGAGTCCATCCTCTCCAGCCATGTGGGCGCAGTTCTCCGCCTTTGTATACCGGCGTGCTACCTCCAATGCAGACCCTCTACTGTCCACGCCTGGCTTGAGTCCCCCAGATTGAACAATCTCCAG ATACTAGACCATTATGTAGAGGTACTTGAACTACCACTGATCAAGAGACTTTCGCTTGTTGAGGTTGATATATCAGACTTCTTGTTGCAAAGCATGATCAACTCTAGTTGCCCTGCACTCGAGTGCCTGCTGCTTGTTTGCAATAGAGAAAGGCATCGGATCACAATAAATTCCCCTAACCTTGTAAGCATCGGCATCCGTGGTTAG